The Streptomyces sp. DH-12 genome has a window encoding:
- a CDS encoding class E sortase: MTALRPERESGAHGHGAGDHRTSYGGQPYEAQGAHGAQGAYEDGWYGRAATPGSYDAGGTDDATAQLPPVDDETVALRIPDPPPRTTREEPPPAGGRAARRKAAKKRQGRRGGSHKAGDGPPTGRERDDASEGAPRAPLSRVEARRQARARKASPAVVASRAIGEVFITSGVLMLLFVTYQLWWTNVRAQAQAGKEASDLQRDWANGERKPGAFEPGQGFALLHIPKLDVVVPIAAGISDEKVLDRGMVGHYAEDPLKTAMPDDKTGNFGLAGHRNTHGEPFRYINRLEQGDPIVVETQDKYFVYKTASMLPVTPPSNVSVLDPVPKGSGFTKPGRYITLTTCTPEFTSKYRLIVWGQMVEERPRSKGKPDALVS; encoded by the coding sequence GTGACGGCGCTGCGCCCCGAGCGCGAGTCCGGCGCCCACGGTCACGGCGCCGGCGACCACCGCACCTCGTACGGCGGGCAGCCGTACGAGGCACAGGGTGCGCACGGGGCCCAGGGGGCGTACGAGGACGGCTGGTACGGCCGGGCGGCGACGCCCGGCTCCTACGACGCGGGGGGCACCGACGACGCCACCGCGCAGCTCCCGCCGGTCGACGACGAGACCGTCGCGCTGCGCATCCCGGACCCGCCCCCGCGGACGACGCGCGAGGAGCCCCCGCCGGCCGGGGGCCGGGCGGCCCGCAGGAAGGCGGCCAAGAAGCGGCAGGGACGGCGTGGAGGCTCCCACAAGGCCGGGGACGGGCCCCCGACCGGCAGGGAGCGGGACGACGCCTCTGAGGGGGCGCCACGGGCTCCGCTGTCCCGGGTCGAGGCGCGCAGGCAGGCACGGGCCCGCAAGGCGAGCCCGGCGGTCGTGGCGAGCCGGGCCATCGGCGAGGTGTTCATCACCTCCGGCGTGCTGATGCTGCTGTTCGTCACCTACCAGCTGTGGTGGACGAACGTGCGCGCGCAGGCACAGGCCGGCAAGGAGGCCAGCGACCTCCAGCGGGACTGGGCGAACGGCGAGCGCAAGCCCGGCGCGTTCGAACCGGGGCAGGGCTTCGCGCTGCTGCACATACCGAAGCTGGACGTGGTGGTGCCGATCGCCGCGGGCATCAGTGACGAGAAGGTCCTCGACCGGGGCATGGTCGGCCACTACGCGGAGGACCCGCTGAAGACGGCGATGCCGGACGACAAGACCGGCAACTTCGGTCTCGCGGGGCACCGCAACACGCACGGGGAGCCGTTCCGGTACATCAACCGGCTGGAGCAGGGCGATCCGATCGTCGTGGAGACGCAGGACAAGTACTTCGTGTACAAGACGGCGTCGATGCTGCCGGTGACGCCGCCGAGCAACGTCAGCGTCCTCGACCCGGTGCCCAAGGGCTCGGGCTTCACCAAGCCGGGCCGCTACATCACGCTGACCACGTGCACACCCGAGTTCACCAGCAAGTACCGCTTGATCGTCTGGGGCCAGATGGTCGAGGAACGGCCGCGCAGCAAGGGAAAGCCGGATGCGCTCGTCAGTTAA
- a CDS encoding aminodeoxychorismate/anthranilate synthase component II: protein MSARILVVDNYDSFVFNLVQYLYQLGAECEVLRNDEVSTSHAQDRFDGVLLSPGPGTPEEAGVCVDMVRHCAATGVPVFGVCLGMQSMQVAYGGVVDRAPELLHGKTSPVTHGGKGVFAGLPSPFTATRYHSLAAEPATVPAELEVTARTEDGTVMGLRHRELPVEGVQFHPESVLTEHGHRMLANWLAECGDPDAVARSAGLAPVVGRSSA from the coding sequence GTGAGCGCGCGCATTCTCGTCGTCGACAACTACGACAGCTTCGTCTTCAACCTGGTCCAGTACCTGTACCAGCTGGGCGCCGAGTGCGAGGTCCTGCGCAACGACGAGGTGTCGACGTCGCACGCCCAGGACCGTTTCGACGGCGTGCTGCTGTCCCCGGGGCCCGGCACCCCCGAAGAGGCCGGCGTCTGCGTGGACATGGTGCGGCACTGCGCAGCGACCGGTGTCCCCGTCTTCGGCGTCTGCCTCGGCATGCAGTCGATGCAGGTGGCGTACGGCGGTGTGGTCGACCGGGCCCCCGAGCTGCTGCACGGCAAGACCTCCCCGGTGACGCACGGGGGCAAGGGCGTCTTCGCCGGACTGCCCTCGCCCTTCACCGCCACCCGGTACCACTCGCTGGCCGCCGAGCCGGCCACGGTGCCCGCCGAGCTGGAGGTCACGGCCCGCACCGAGGACGGCACCGTGATGGGACTGAGGCACCGTGAACTCCCGGTGGAAGGGGTGCAGTTCCATCCCGAGTCGGTGCTGACCGAGCACGGCCACCGGATGCTGGCCAACTGGCTCGCGGAGTGCGGTGACCCGGACGCCGTGGCGAGGTCCGCGGGGCTCGCCCCGGTGGTGGGCAGGTCCTCGGCGTGA